Proteins from a single region of Strix aluco isolate bStrAlu1 chromosome 18, bStrAlu1.hap1, whole genome shotgun sequence:
- the SDF2L1 gene encoding stromal cell-derived factor 2-like protein 1: MRGGCRLFPLLLLSLLRGLCHGREPAPGAVTCGSVLKLLNTRHSVRLHSHEVKYGSGSGQQSVTGVEASDDANSYWRIRGKSDGSCQRGTPVKCGQAIRLTHVNTGKNLHTHHFPSPLSNNQEVSAFGDDGEGDDLDIWIVQCSGTYWEREDAVRFKHVGTEVFLSITGEQYGHPIRGQREVHGMPTANHHNYWKAMEGVFIKPSMDPAKHDEL; encoded by the exons ATGCGGGGCGGCTGCCGCCTCTTCCCGCTCCTGCTCCTGTCGCTGCTGCGCGGGCTGTGTCACGGCAGGGAACCGGCGCCGGGCGCTGTTACCTGCGGTTCGGTGCTGAAGCTGCTCAACACCCGCCACAGCGTGCGGCTCCACTCGCACGAGGTCAAGTACGGCTCCG GAAGTGGGCAACAGTCAGTGACAGGAGTTGAAGCTTCAGATGATGCTAACAGTTACTGGCGGATTCGTGGGAAAAGTGATGGCAGTTGCCAGCGCGGGACACCGGTGAAATGTGGACAAGCCATACGACTTACCCAtgttaacacaggaaaaaatttaCACACTCATCACTTCCCATCACCACTCTCCAATAACCAA GAAGTAAGTGCCTTTGGTGATGATGGCGAAGGAGATGACCTCGATATATGGATTGTGCAATGCAGTGGGACTTACTGGGAGCGGGAGGATGCAGTGCGCTTCAAGCACGTGGGAACTGAGGTGTTCCTTTCGATAACAGGGGAACAGTATGGCCATCCCATTAGAGGCCAGCGGGAAGTTCATGGCATGCCTACTGCTAATCATCACAACTATTGGAAAGCAATGGAGGGAGTCTTCATCAAACCCAGTATGGACCCTGCAAAACATGATGAGCTCTGA